The Methanomassiliicoccus luminyensis B10 DNA segment CAGGCGCTCAGCGACTGCCTCTCCGGCAAGCCGCTGCAGGTCCCCCTCGTCTTCTCCACGCCCAGGGGGCCAATGGATGCCGTCTGCTCCCTGATCCCCGCCTTCGACCCGCAGGGGGTTACCGAGAGCGTGGTAGTGCTGTTCAAGAAGGCGCGCGTCGCGGACCTCTCGCCCGACGATCTCATGGAGACGCCCATAAGGATCCTGGCCCGGGCGTCGGCGGACATTGTCGGGGACGACCTGGAGGAGACGATCGAGACCGAGGCCGTCAGGCTGGTCAACTCGCTGGGCCTAGACTTTGTCGTCTTCCTTCTGACGTCGCCGGACGAAAAGCCCATCACGATGTGCCACGGCATCGATGAGAAGGACGCCAAGGAGCTCATGGAGTCCGAGATCGCCGACGGCTCCCCGCTATATCTGGAGGTGGCGCGGGGGAAGAGCATGGTCCTGGACGCCTCGCGGGACCAGGGCATTGCGCAAGTCGCCGGCGTCCGATCGGTGGCCTGCCTTGCCGTCAGATGGTCCGGCAAGCCCTTCGGGTGCGCGTTCTTCGGCTCCAGGAACGAGATGGTCGATCTCAACCTCCAATACCCCCTGCTGCAGGTGTTCTGCAATCAGGTGGCCGTATCCCTCCGCAACGCCATGCTGTGCCGCGAGCTTCGCCTCCGCAACAACGAGCTGCGCAGCCTTAACGAGACGTCCAGGGCGTTGCTGTCGTCGCTGGACCTGCACCAGGTGCTCCACACCATCATGCACCACGCTATGGCCCTGGTGGACGCGGAGGACTGCTTCATCTTCGAGCTTGACCCGGTGCGCTCCAAGCTGAGGCTCATATCCACCATCAACAGCGCGTCGGTGGATACGTCCCTGGAGATGGACCTGGGCGCCGGTCTCAGCGGGCAGGTGGCCGTGACCGGGAAGGGCCGGCTGGTGGAGCGGACCGACCTGGACCCCTCGTACCGAAGGCCTTCCGGGGCGCCCGGCGCGGCGGTCTCCGTGATCAGCGTGCCCCTGACGTTCTCCGACAAGCTGCTCGGCGTGATGACCCTGGAAAAGGACCCGGGGACCCCGTTCACCCGGAAGCAGTACGAGCTCATCGAAACGGTCTCTCTGCAGGCCGCCATGGCCATCCACAACGCCTCGCTATTCGAGAAGGTCAAGAGCTATGCCTCCAACCTGCAGATGTACAACGTCCTGCTCACGCACGACGTGGCGAACTTCAACGTCCCCATCCACGGCTTCCTGGAAATGCTCCTGAAGGACCCCCAGCTGGAGGACCGGCAGCGGAGGTACGTGCACTCCGCGCTGGTCCAGTCCGGCAACATCTCCGAGCTGATATCCAACGTCCGGGAGCTGTCCACGCTGCGCTCCAAGGGGGAGGAGATGCCCCTGGGGCCGGTGGACATGGTCCCCGCCATCATCCAGGCCAAAGAGGACATATTCTCCAACGCGGTGTACGAGCACATCAACGTCACCTTCCACTGCCTGGTGCCGAAGGCCGAGGTGATGGCCGACGTCTTCCTCAAGGACCTGTTCTACAATCTTCTGTCGAACGCCTGCAAGTACGGCGGGAGCCGCCCCGTGGAGATCGTGGTCACCGAGGACTCTTCCGGAGGCCAGGAGTACTGGAGGGTCAGGATCGCCGACGGGGGGAAGGGGATACCGAACGAGAGAAAAGCTTCCTTGTTCAATCGGATCGATCAGATGGATACCGTGCAGGCCGCCGACGGGCACGGCCTCGGGCTGTCGGTCGTCGGAACCCTGTGCGACCGCTACGGCGGAAAGGTATGGGTGGAGGACCGCATCCCCCGCGATCACTCCAAGGGCGCGGTGTTCAACGTCCTGCTGCCGAAGCTGAAGCGGGGATGAGGCCGCGCCGAGCCGGCCCGAAGGTCGCCATCCTGGAGAACGCGCTCCCGGGGGCATGCTCTTTTAGGGAGCGGAGCGATAGCACCTAGCTGAGGCGGCAGGAAGATGGCGTTCGTACTAGGCATATCAGGCAGCCCCCGCAGGGGCGGGAACACCGAGATGCTCCTGGACGCCGCTCTGGACGGCGCCCGGGAGGCCGGAGCGGAGGTCCGCAAGGTGGTGCTGTCCGAGCTTCGCTACAGCGGGTGCCTGTCCTGCGGGAAGTGCGAGGCGGACGGCAGCTGTCCGCTGGAGGATGACATGAGGCTGCTATACCCTGTCCTGGAGCGGGCCGACGCGATCATCCTGGCATCCCCGATATACTTCGACGGGCCGAGCTCGCAGGCCAAGGCGTTCATCGACCGGGGGCAGGCCTTCTGGGCCCGTAAATATCTCTTAAACCGTTGCGGAAAGGAGAAGCTCGGAGCGTTCCTCAGCACCGCCGCCAGGCTGAACACCGAGTTCGACTGCGCCGAGCGCACCGTGAGGACCTGGTATCTCACCATCGACGCGAAGCCGTTCGGCTCCCTGACCTACCCTGGCTTCGAGGAGGCGGGGTCCATCGCCGACCACCCCAGCGCTCTGAACGAGGCCCGCGCCCTGGGCGGGAAGATGGCCAAGGCCATCGAGTAAGGCCCCATTCTCGATGATCGCGCTCCTTCGGCGGAACGTGGCGACCATGCTGCAAGCCAGCGGCGCTCTGGTCCTGAAATGCCGCTCCTAGAGCGGAATATGGCCGGAACGGCCGCTCCAATCTACCAAATCGGACCTTCGGGGCGAAAATCTTTTTAGATAGTTGCCTATCTGGAAAGGGGGGAAGTTTAACACATGGTAGTCATAAGCGTTTCATTGTCGGCCAAGGAACTGAAAGCGTTCGAAGAGGTCGCCCGAGAAGCGGGGTTCTCGTCCCGCTCCGACGCGGTCCGGGACGCCCTTCACCGCTTCGTGACCGGGGCCAACCCCATAAACGGGGCCGAGGGCGACATAAGCTGCGTCGTGTCCATCATCTACGCGGAAAGGAAGAAGCTCAATGTCCACGAGATCATCCATGAGTACTCGGACATCGTGCACTCGTCGATGCACACTCACATAGACCATCGTTGCGTGGAGCAGATCGTGCTGGCGGGGGATTCGGCCGACATCAAGAAGCTCCTCGCCAAGCTGTCGGCGGAGAAGAACGTCAGGATAACTCTGAACATATTCTGACGACCGCGGCGTATCCATCGGGTCCATGGCGCCTGCCGGTACCCCCGGGGTCATG contains these protein-coding regions:
- a CDS encoding CopG family ribbon-helix-helix protein → MVVISVSLSAKELKAFEEVAREAGFSSRSDAVRDALHRFVTGANPINGAEGDISCVVSIIYAERKKLNVHEIIHEYSDIVHSSMHTHIDHRCVEQIVLAGDSADIKKLLAKLSAEKNVRITLNIF
- a CDS encoding flavodoxin family protein, which gives rise to MAFVLGISGSPRRGGNTEMLLDAALDGAREAGAEVRKVVLSELRYSGCLSCGKCEADGSCPLEDDMRLLYPVLERADAIILASPIYFDGPSSQAKAFIDRGQAFWARKYLLNRCGKEKLGAFLSTAARLNTEFDCAERTVRTWYLTIDAKPFGSLTYPGFEEAGSIADHPSALNEARALGGKMAKAIE
- a CDS encoding GAF domain-containing protein is translated as MLGQPHSGGSTANEPDKAAPSLILTHLLGALSVPLIILDTSGRAIRINPQAEALLGRAAQDCVGMTLASLTVPNDRGADPAVFQALSDCLSGKPLQVPLVFSTPRGPMDAVCSLIPAFDPQGVTESVVVLFKKARVADLSPDDLMETPIRILARASADIVGDDLEETIETEAVRLVNSLGLDFVVFLLTSPDEKPITMCHGIDEKDAKELMESEIADGSPLYLEVARGKSMVLDASRDQGIAQVAGVRSVACLAVRWSGKPFGCAFFGSRNEMVDLNLQYPLLQVFCNQVAVSLRNAMLCRELRLRNNELRSLNETSRALLSSLDLHQVLHTIMHHAMALVDAEDCFIFELDPVRSKLRLISTINSASVDTSLEMDLGAGLSGQVAVTGKGRLVERTDLDPSYRRPSGAPGAAVSVISVPLTFSDKLLGVMTLEKDPGTPFTRKQYELIETVSLQAAMAIHNASLFEKVKSYASNLQMYNVLLTHDVANFNVPIHGFLEMLLKDPQLEDRQRRYVHSALVQSGNISELISNVRELSTLRSKGEEMPLGPVDMVPAIIQAKEDIFSNAVYEHINVTFHCLVPKAEVMADVFLKDLFYNLLSNACKYGGSRPVEIVVTEDSSGGQEYWRVRIADGGKGIPNERKASLFNRIDQMDTVQAADGHGLGLSVVGTLCDRYGGKVWVEDRIPRDHSKGAVFNVLLPKLKRG